From one Thermatribacter velox genomic stretch:
- the metG gene encoding methionine--tRNA ligase, with protein sequence MGKGSFYITTPIYYVNDVPHIGHAYTTCAADVLARYHRLLGEEVLFATGTDEHGQKIEKAALEKGITPQELVDQVVERFLDLWKKMDISYDDFIRTTEERHTRTVEAFFSLLNEKGYIYKGDYEGWYCVPCETFWTEGQLSGELICPDCGRPLEKVREETYFFALSRLQERLLDYLERHPSFVMPESRYNEVVSFVRSGLKDQSISRTGVKWGVPVPSDPGHTFYVWFDALVNYLTVAGFGSDEVKFQTFWPQVRHLVGKDILRFHAVLWPAMLLAAELPLPQMVFAHGWWTVEGEKMSKSKGNVVDPNEVIERYGVDRFRYFLMREVTFGLDGDFSEKALIERTNADLSDNFGNLVHRTSSMAWKYLGGKVKRPSLYQDEEWEKLLAEVKSSVAFYFERFGFAQVLESIWKLVHFGNRYIDQKAPWRLNKDPEKKEELTSILYRLLDCARILAVMVYPFCPRSCSRLWKALGLGDFPGFDSFEREVSWESGPEVFNLEKPTPLFPRIEN encoded by the coding sequence ATGGGAAAAGGCAGTTTTTACATTACAACACCAATTTACTATGTAAATGATGTTCCTCACATTGGGCACGCCTACACTACCTGTGCTGCAGATGTTCTGGCTCGTTATCATCGTTTGTTGGGAGAAGAAGTATTGTTTGCTACTGGTACCGACGAACATGGCCAGAAAATAGAGAAAGCAGCTCTTGAGAAAGGGATTACTCCTCAGGAGCTGGTGGATCAGGTGGTTGAGCGCTTTCTGGATCTCTGGAAGAAGATGGATATTTCTTACGACGACTTTATCCGCACCACCGAAGAAAGGCATACCCGCACAGTGGAGGCCTTCTTTTCTCTGCTCAATGAAAAAGGCTACATTTACAAAGGCGACTATGAGGGGTGGTACTGTGTTCCCTGTGAGACTTTCTGGACTGAGGGGCAGTTGAGCGGGGAACTGATATGTCCTGATTGTGGCCGTCCTCTGGAAAAAGTGAGAGAAGAAACCTATTTCTTTGCCCTGTCGCGCTTACAGGAGAGGTTGCTCGATTATCTCGAAAGACATCCCTCTTTTGTCATGCCGGAGAGCCGCTATAACGAGGTGGTGAGCTTTGTTCGGAGTGGTTTGAAAGACCAGAGTATTTCTCGTACTGGTGTAAAATGGGGGGTACCAGTTCCTTCTGATCCCGGACATACCTTTTACGTCTGGTTTGATGCCCTGGTAAATTACCTTACCGTGGCTGGATTTGGAAGTGATGAGGTAAAGTTTCAAACCTTCTGGCCTCAGGTCAGGCATCTGGTGGGTAAGGATATCTTGCGCTTTCACGCTGTTCTCTGGCCGGCCATGTTGCTGGCTGCTGAGTTGCCGCTTCCGCAGATGGTTTTTGCTCACGGTTGGTGGACAGTGGAAGGAGAAAAAATGTCCAAGTCCAAAGGCAACGTGGTGGACCCAAATGAGGTCATCGAGCGTTACGGTGTGGACCGTTTCCGCTATTTTCTGATGCGTGAAGTAACCTTTGGACTGGATGGTGACTTTTCGGAAAAGGCTTTGATAGAGCGTACTAACGCAGATCTTTCCGATAACTTTGGTAATCTGGTTCATCGGACGTCGAGCATGGCCTGGAAATACCTGGGCGGAAAAGTGAAAAGACCTTCTCTATATCAGGATGAAGAGTGGGAGAAGCTGCTTGCAGAAGTGAAAAGTTCTGTTGCCTTTTATTTCGAGCGCTTTGGTTTTGCGCAGGTTCTGGAAAGTATCTGGAAGCTGGTACACTTTGGCAACCGCTACATTGACCAAAAGGCACCTTGGAGATTGAACAAAGATCCCGAAAAGAAAGAGGAGCTTACCAGTATTCTTTATCGTCTTCTGGATTGTGCACGCATTCTTGCTGTGATGGTTTATCCCTTCTGTCCTCGCTCCTGTAGCAGGCTGTGGAAAGCTCTGGGCCTGGGGGATTTTCCTGGTTTTGACTCCTTTGAACGAGAAGTAAGCTGGGAAAGTGGTCCGGAGGTCTTTAATCTTGAAAAACCAACTCCCCTTTTCCCGAGAATAGAAAACTGA
- the metG gene encoding methionine--tRNA ligase subunit beta, producing MAPEINLEDFQKIELRVAEVLDVERVEGTKALLKLRISLGGEERTLVAGLAPYYRPEEIKGKKIIVLANLKPATIRGVVSQGMLLAADDGKGGVSLLTVDRDIEPGSRVR from the coding sequence ATGGCTCCCGAAATAAACCTGGAAGATTTTCAGAAAATTGAATTGCGGGTGGCAGAAGTGCTTGATGTAGAACGCGTGGAGGGCACCAAGGCTCTTTTAAAACTTCGAATTTCTCTGGGTGGGGAAGAAAGGACTCTGGTTGCTGGCCTTGCGCCGTATTACCGGCCGGAAGAAATAAAAGGGAAAAAAATAATTGTTCTTGCCAACCTGAAACCGGCGACTATCCGGGGAGTGGTTTCTCAAGGGATGCTGCTTGCTGCTGATGACGGCAAAGGTGGAGTTAGTTTGCTGACCGTGGACCGGGACATTGAGCCGGGAAGCAGGGTGAGATGA
- a CDS encoding TatD family hydrolase: MSFWIDIHAHLDDPGFAKDIEEVIKRAEEAKVKIIVSNATSLESALQTLAIAECFPGVYAALGIHPQEIKDVLPDFSRLADYLQHPKVVAVGEIGLDYYWDKSHVENQKRAFLTQIELARTYGLPVIVHSRESEQDVLSILEMYARDIPVIWHCFSGDREIVQKLLPMRVGFSFGGVLTFPKAHRVRETVLSVPRERLFLETDAPYLAPQKKRGKRNEPAFLVYTATFLCELLGIPVEDFQNLLISNFFAFFGREKFLGEFGEL; this comes from the coding sequence ATGAGTTTCTGGATTGATATCCATGCTCATCTTGATGATCCCGGCTTTGCAAAGGATATTGAGGAGGTCATAAAAAGAGCGGAAGAAGCGAAAGTAAAAATCATTGTGAGCAATGCAACGTCTCTGGAATCTGCACTCCAGACGCTTGCCATAGCTGAGTGTTTCCCCGGAGTTTATGCTGCTTTGGGTATTCATCCCCAGGAAATTAAAGATGTCTTGCCTGATTTCTCAAGACTTGCCGATTATCTCCAACACCCCAAGGTTGTAGCTGTTGGCGAGATTGGGCTTGATTATTACTGGGATAAAAGCCATGTTGAGAATCAGAAGCGGGCTTTCCTCACTCAGATTGAGCTGGCACGTACTTATGGTCTACCGGTAATAGTTCATTCTCGAGAGTCAGAGCAAGATGTGCTCTCCATTCTTGAAATGTATGCCCGGGATATTCCTGTTATCTGGCATTGCTTTTCTGGAGACCGGGAGATTGTTCAGAAACTGTTACCCATGAGAGTTGGGTTTTCATTTGGAGGTGTACTGACTTTTCCCAAGGCTCATCGAGTTAGAGAAACAGTACTTTCTGTGCCTCGCGAGCGTCTTTTTCTGGAAACCGATGCACCATATCTGGCTCCTCAAAAAAAACGGGGTAAAAGAAACGAACCTGCTTTTCTGGTTTATACCGCGACCTTTCTCTGTGAACTTCTGGGAATTCCTGTGGAGGACTTCCAAAACTTACTCATCAGCAATTTCTTTGCTTTTTTTGGACGAGAGAAGTTTTTGGGGGAATTTGGGGAACTTTAA
- a CDS encoding bifunctional nuclease family protein, which produces MLKMKVQGLMFDQKNSMAVVVLVDEEEKRSLPIWIGPFEAQAILLGLQEVATPRPLTHDLMASVIRSLGAELEKVVITKIIDNTFYALLYLKVGDKEITVDSRPSDGIALSLRMKAPIYISEEIRSSTTLAVGEIDDKEIEEFRQFLDNLKPEDLKKYLGYGE; this is translated from the coding sequence ATGCTGAAGATGAAGGTTCAGGGCTTAATGTTTGACCAGAAGAACTCCATGGCTGTGGTGGTTCTGGTCGACGAGGAAGAGAAAAGGAGTTTGCCCATTTGGATAGGTCCCTTTGAAGCACAAGCCATTCTTCTGGGGCTCCAAGAGGTAGCAACTCCTCGCCCTCTTACCCATGATCTGATGGCTTCGGTTATTCGCAGTTTGGGAGCAGAACTTGAGAAAGTTGTGATCACCAAGATTATTGATAACACCTTTTATGCGCTCCTTTATCTTAAAGTTGGGGACAAAGAAATTACCGTTGATTCTCGACCCAGCGATGGTATTGCACTCTCTTTACGCATGAAGGCACCCATTTACATTTCGGAAGAAATCCGGAGCTCTACTACCCTTGCTGTAGGGGAAATAGATGATAAAGAAATCGAAGAATTCCGTCAATTCCTGGATAACCTCAAGCCTGAAGACCTGAAGAAGTACCTGGGCTATGGAGAATAA
- a CDS encoding TIGR00725 family protein, whose amino-acid sequence MENKPIIGVIGTASSHDASIVELAFEVGREIARRGAVLLCGGLGGVMEAACRGAKKEGGITIGILPGSSVSEANPFVDYCIATGLGEARNLIIVLSSSALVACGGGAGTLSEIAFALKHGKPLAGLRTWQLRNGSGQEGFFPQFESAREAVAYLFKRLEV is encoded by the coding sequence ATGGAGAATAAGCCAATCATTGGAGTTATAGGCACAGCTTCTTCACACGATGCCTCAATTGTGGAGCTGGCTTTTGAGGTGGGGCGTGAGATAGCACGGCGGGGTGCAGTGTTGCTTTGTGGAGGCTTAGGTGGCGTTATGGAAGCCGCCTGTCGGGGGGCTAAAAAGGAGGGGGGAATCACCATTGGTATTCTCCCTGGAAGCTCAGTTAGTGAGGCCAATCCTTTTGTAGATTACTGTATTGCTACTGGTCTTGGAGAAGCCAGGAATTTAATTATTGTTCTTTCTTCTTCAGCTCTTGTGGCCTGTGGAGGTGGTGCAGGCACTTTGAGCGAGATAGCCTTTGCCCTCAAACATGGCAAACCCCTGGCAGGCTTGCGTACCTGGCAGCTTCGAAATGGGAGTGGGCAGGAGGGCTTTTTCCCTCAGTTTGAAAGTGCCAGGGAAGCTGTTGCCTACCTTTTTAAACGTCTGGAGGTTTAA
- a CDS encoding Asp23/Gls24 family envelope stress response protein, translating into MIAEFEREEGVTRVSVSTLLDIVQVAAKKIPGVVNVQMPRNKAGVVVREQPLNASDKVPLEDGVLEINLVLTLREDCQFHQVALEVQKAVFEALRDYFGISPRRVNVGVQEVVWS; encoded by the coding sequence TTGATCGCTGAGTTTGAAAGAGAAGAGGGTGTTACCAGGGTTAGCGTTTCTACCTTGCTCGATATAGTACAGGTAGCGGCCAAAAAGATTCCAGGAGTTGTCAACGTCCAGATGCCGCGTAATAAAGCAGGGGTGGTAGTTAGGGAACAGCCGCTCAATGCCAGCGATAAAGTACCTCTTGAAGACGGAGTGTTAGAAATCAACTTGGTTCTCACGCTTCGAGAAGATTGCCAGTTCCACCAGGTTGCCCTCGAAGTGCAGAAAGCAGTATTTGAAGCGTTAAGAGACTATTTTGGTATTTCTCCTCGACGGGTCAATGTTGGAGTGCAGGAAGTAGTGTGGTCATAG
- the rsmA gene encoding 16S rRNA (adenine(1518)-N(6)/adenine(1519)-N(6))-dimethyltransferase RsmA, whose protein sequence is MSGRSSARWGQHFLINPSIRDFIVSLAELSAKDVILEIGVGTGFLTEALAKSGARVIGIEKDPKLLEQAVALLGNFDNVFLHCFDVLELDLDLLLQRFSKDNIKLVSNLPYYLSTEIITRVLFCNVDWQLAVLMVQREFAEKTFLGIPRRKRGPLSVIVPFIVEVQGMWPVPRSAFRPMPRVDSVIVKLCFKREKLDKPLLDKLWRIAQCLFAERRKKVGTVLKRCFPQLSPRIILNELGLENARAEDLSPADWLSLIKALPAMEKGSGE, encoded by the coding sequence ATGAGTGGTCGCTCCTCTGCCAGGTGGGGCCAGCACTTTCTGATAAATCCCAGCATAAGGGATTTTATCGTTTCCTTAGCGGAACTCTCTGCAAAAGATGTAATACTGGAAATTGGCGTGGGAACAGGTTTTTTGACTGAAGCCCTTGCCAAAAGTGGTGCCCGAGTAATTGGAATTGAGAAAGATCCAAAACTCTTGGAACAAGCGGTGGCGTTGCTTGGCAACTTTGATAACGTTTTTCTCCATTGTTTTGACGTTCTCGAACTTGACCTCGATCTTTTGCTGCAAAGATTTTCGAAGGACAACATTAAACTGGTGTCCAACTTGCCTTATTATCTTTCGACGGAGATTATAACCAGAGTGCTTTTCTGTAACGTGGACTGGCAGCTGGCGGTGCTTATGGTTCAGCGTGAATTTGCTGAAAAGACTTTTTTGGGTATTCCACGCAGGAAAAGAGGGCCACTATCGGTGATTGTGCCTTTCATAGTGGAGGTGCAAGGAATGTGGCCAGTTCCTCGCTCCGCCTTTCGGCCTATGCCCAGAGTTGATTCGGTAATTGTTAAGCTTTGTTTTAAACGGGAGAAACTGGATAAGCCTTTGCTCGATAAATTATGGCGGATTGCTCAGTGCCTCTTTGCTGAACGCAGAAAGAAGGTGGGTACGGTTTTGAAAAGGTGCTTTCCACAGCTGAGTCCGAGAATAATCCTCAACGAACTTGGCCTTGAAAACGCCAGAGCTGAGGACTTATCGCCAGCAGATTGGCTCTCCTTGATCAAAGCACTGCCTGCTATGGAAAAGGGTTCTGGTGAGTGA
- the secA gene encoding preprotein translocase subunit SecA encodes MLGVLKEFWSKKTQDRLIKKLYEEYVVPINALESDIARLSDAELRAKTDQFRERLQAGETLDDLLREAFAVVREAAKRVVGMRHFDVQIMGAVVLHQGKIAEMQTGEGKTLVATMPAYLNALTGRGVHIVTVNDYLAKRDRFWMGPIYEFLGLSVGLIQHDSSREERKKAYSCDITYGTNTEFGFDYLRDNMAVRREDIVQRELHYAIIDEVDSILIDEARTPLIISGPAEESTEIYYKIDRVVRRLRQGEHFDIEEKTKAVWLTEEGVREVEKLLHVDNLYEDTGKGTLEHLVRQALRAHHLYRKDVDYVVKNGEVIIVDEFTGRLMHGRRYSDGLHQAIEAKEKLQVKEENQTLASISYQNYFRMYEKICGMTGTAKTEEEEFIFTYGMPVVVIPTNKPLRRTNLQDVIYRTEEEKFEAVVEEIEKLHRQGRPVLVGTVSIEKSERLSRMLHKKGIPHQVLNAKNHEKEAEIIAQAGQRGAVTISTNMAGRGTDIVLGEGVAELGGLHVIGTERHESRRIDNQLRGRAGRQGDPGSSQFFLSLEDDLLRLFGSERIANIMDRFGVERGVPIEHPLVTRMIESAQKKVESYHFGLRKTLLRYDDIMNKQREVIYSQRRMVLFADSVRPFVLQMMEEVVEEILGAYADEKLYPEEWDWEGLDRRLYYLFGWSLRIAEAERPSFDRDKLRELILEKLKTTYQEKVQSVGEDVFREIERYVLLRVVDTHWKDHLHNMDHLREGIGLRAVGQRDPFVEYQLEAFDMFQDMIARIREDTLRYLLRIRVVDKTGGSQSSQVAKASALRSSSQGKEVKSGVSSRITSATSAFPKEGRKKVGRNDPCPCGSGLKYKYCCGKK; translated from the coding sequence ATGCTTGGTGTTTTAAAAGAATTTTGGTCAAAGAAAACCCAGGATCGCTTAATAAAGAAGCTTTATGAAGAGTATGTGGTACCTATCAATGCTCTGGAAAGTGATATTGCTCGCCTCAGCGATGCGGAGCTTCGAGCTAAAACGGACCAGTTTCGGGAACGCCTTCAAGCGGGGGAGACGCTTGACGATTTGCTTCGAGAAGCTTTTGCTGTGGTTCGTGAGGCAGCGAAGCGCGTGGTGGGCATGCGCCACTTTGACGTGCAAATCATGGGTGCAGTGGTCCTGCATCAGGGCAAAATCGCCGAAATGCAAACTGGTGAAGGAAAGACCCTGGTGGCTACCATGCCTGCGTATTTGAATGCTCTGACTGGGCGGGGTGTACATATAGTCACCGTCAACGACTATCTGGCCAAACGCGACCGCTTCTGGATGGGACCTATTTACGAGTTTTTGGGTCTTTCCGTTGGTCTTATTCAACACGATTCTTCACGGGAGGAGCGCAAAAAGGCCTATAGCTGTGACATAACCTATGGTACCAACACTGAATTTGGTTTTGATTACCTCAGGGACAACATGGCGGTGCGCCGCGAAGATATTGTGCAAAGGGAACTGCACTATGCCATTATCGACGAGGTGGACAGCATCTTGATTGACGAGGCCAGGACTCCCCTTATTATTTCTGGCCCTGCTGAGGAATCTACTGAAATATATTATAAGATTGACCGGGTGGTCAGGCGGCTCCGCCAGGGAGAACACTTTGACATAGAAGAGAAAACCAAGGCGGTATGGCTTACCGAAGAAGGTGTGCGAGAGGTAGAGAAGCTACTCCACGTTGACAATCTCTATGAAGATACGGGTAAGGGAACGCTGGAGCACTTGGTGAGGCAGGCTCTGCGGGCTCACCACCTTTATCGGAAAGATGTGGATTATGTGGTGAAAAATGGCGAGGTTATCATTGTTGATGAGTTTACAGGAAGACTGATGCATGGTCGCCGCTACAGCGATGGTTTGCATCAGGCAATTGAGGCCAAGGAAAAGCTACAGGTTAAGGAGGAGAACCAGACCCTGGCCTCAATCAGCTATCAGAATTATTTTCGCATGTATGAAAAGATATGCGGAATGACTGGTACTGCCAAGACGGAAGAAGAGGAATTCATTTTTACCTATGGGATGCCGGTGGTGGTCATTCCTACCAACAAGCCCTTGCGGCGCACTAACCTGCAGGATGTCATTTACCGCACCGAAGAAGAGAAGTTTGAGGCGGTGGTGGAAGAAATAGAAAAACTGCACCGCCAGGGCAGGCCTGTTCTGGTGGGTACGGTTTCCATCGAGAAGTCAGAACGGTTGAGCAGAATGCTACATAAAAAGGGCATTCCTCACCAAGTTCTCAATGCCAAGAACCACGAGAAAGAGGCTGAAATAATTGCCCAGGCTGGGCAAAGAGGAGCGGTGACCATTTCCACCAACATGGCTGGTCGGGGAACCGACATCGTTCTTGGTGAGGGTGTTGCTGAACTGGGTGGGTTGCATGTAATTGGTACCGAACGGCACGAGAGCCGACGCATTGATAATCAGCTGCGAGGCAGGGCTGGTCGGCAGGGCGATCCTGGTTCTTCCCAGTTTTTTCTTTCTCTTGAAGATGATCTGCTGCGCCTTTTTGGTTCCGAAAGAATTGCAAACATTATGGACCGCTTTGGCGTTGAGCGAGGGGTGCCCATTGAGCATCCTCTGGTAACCAGAATGATTGAGTCGGCACAGAAAAAGGTGGAGAGCTATCACTTTGGTTTACGAAAAACGCTTCTCCGCTACGATGACATTATGAACAAGCAACGAGAGGTTATTTACTCGCAGCGGCGAATGGTTCTTTTTGCTGATAGCGTAAGGCCTTTTGTTTTGCAAATGATGGAAGAAGTGGTTGAAGAGATTCTGGGAGCTTATGCCGATGAAAAGCTGTACCCTGAAGAGTGGGATTGGGAAGGTCTGGATAGGAGGCTGTATTACCTTTTTGGATGGAGTTTGAGGATTGCCGAAGCAGAGAGGCCTTCCTTTGATAGGGATAAACTGAGAGAGCTTATTTTGGAGAAGTTGAAAACCACCTACCAGGAAAAAGTGCAATCGGTTGGTGAAGATGTTTTCAGAGAGATTGAACGTTACGTTCTCTTAAGGGTTGTGGACACCCATTGGAAGGATCACCTGCACAACATGGATCACCTTCGGGAAGGTATTGGCTTGCGTGCTGTTGGCCAGAGAGACCCCTTTGTGGAGTATCAGCTGGAAGCGTTTGATATGTTCCAGGACATGATTGCTCGCATTAGGGAAGACACTCTGCGTTATCTCTTGCGGATTCGCGTAGTTGATAAGACCGGTGGTTCTCAAAGTTCCCAAGTTGCCAAAGCTTCGGCTTTGCGTTCTTCCTCCCAGGGTAAGGAAGTGAAGAGCGGAGTTTCTTCCCGGATTACTTCAGCTACGAGTGCTTTTCCGAAAGAAGGACGAAAAAAGGTGGGTCGCAACGATCCCTGTCCCTGCGGTAGTGGTTTGAAGTATAAATATTGTTGCGGTAAAAAATAG
- the prfB gene encoding peptide chain release factor 2 (programmed frameshift): MNTELNVELQQIEEKLKEIGGYFDRRGVRERLERLEREMSQSGFWDDPQKQNRVLKEYKFYRNLVDSFESLNKKLEESKEFAQLISPADPEYSELVKEVKELSAMSEDLEIRIFFQEEEDAKNAIVTIHSGAGGTESQDWVQMLFRMYTRFCERKGFTVTVTDVLEGEEAGFKHVTFIVQGDYAYGYLKSEHGVHRLIRISPFDANRRRHTTFALVDVIPEMGEEVDIEINPQDLKIETFRAGGHGGQHVNVTDSAVRITHLPTGIVVQCQNERSQHQNKAVAMKILKARLYKYYEEKQKQKLQEIKGEHKDIAWGNQIRTYVFHPYNLVKDHRTGHEVGNVQRVMDGEIDDFIEAFLKEEAKI; the protein is encoded by the exons ATGAACACCGAGTTGAACGTTGAATTGCAGCAGATCGAGGAAAAACTTAAAGAAATCGGAGGGTAT TTTGACCGGCGCGGAGTTCGGGAACGCCTTGAGAGACTGGAAAGAGAAATGTCCCAGAGCGGCTTCTGGGATGACCCCCAGAAGCAGAATCGGGTTTTAAAGGAATACAAGTTTTACCGTAACCTGGTTGATAGCTTTGAATCGCTGAATAAAAAACTTGAGGAAAGCAAGGAGTTTGCGCAACTCATTTCGCCTGCTGACCCGGAGTATTCAGAGCTGGTTAAAGAGGTCAAAGAGCTCTCAGCCATGAGTGAAGACCTGGAAATTCGCATTTTCTTTCAGGAAGAAGAAGATGCTAAAAATGCAATCGTGACCATCCATTCTGGAGCTGGAGGTACAGAATCACAAGACTGGGTGCAAATGCTTTTCAGAATGTATACTCGTTTTTGCGAGCGAAAAGGGTTTACGGTAACGGTTACCGATGTTTTAGAGGGTGAAGAAGCTGGCTTTAAGCATGTCACGTTTATCGTGCAGGGCGACTATGCTTACGGGTATCTCAAGTCAGAGCACGGAGTGCACAGGCTTATTCGGATTTCTCCTTTTGACGCTAATCGTAGACGTCACACCACTTTTGCCCTGGTGGATGTGATTCCGGAAATGGGCGAGGAAGTTGATATCGAGATTAACCCCCAGGACTTAAAAATAGAGACTTTCCGGGCCGGGGGACATGGGGGCCAGCATGTCAACGTTACTGATTCTGCAGTTCGAATTACTCATTTACCTACTGGCATAGTTGTGCAGTGCCAGAATGAACGTTCCCAGCACCAGAACAAGGCAGTTGCCATGAAGATTTTGAAGGCCAGGCTTTACAAGTACTATGAAGAGAAACAGAAACAAAAGTTGCAGGAAATTAAAGGCGAACACAAGGATATTGCCTGGGGGAATCAAATCCGCACTTATGTTTTTCATCCTTATAACCTGGTCAAAGACCATCGCACCGGGCATGAAGTGGGCAATGTGCAGAGAGTGATGGATGGAGAAATTGATGATTTCATAGAGGCTTTTTTGAAAGAGGAAGCAAAGATATGA
- a CDS encoding acyl-CoA carboxylase subunit beta: MAYKTLRELVAELLQKENVLFEGGGKKAIEKQHAGGKLFARERLELLLDPGSFEEIDLFVAHRSTYFGMDKRELPADGVVTGLGTVDGRLVCVYSQDFTVMGGSLGEMHAKKICKLMDIAQKVGAPLIGINDSGGARIQEGIDSLSGYGEIFYRNTQASGVIPQIAVIAGPCAGGAVYSPALMDFVFMIEGVSKMFVTGPQVVKAATGEEISAEELGGAETHARKSGVAHFVGKNEEDTFRMVRELLSFLPSNNAEDPPFKECSDPVDRRNTLFYDLMPANPNKSYDMKKIIQEVVDDHSFLEVHRHFAPNIVVGFARIGGYVVGIIANQPQHLAGCLDIDAADKASRFIRFCDCFNIPLVTLVDVPGFLPGSYQEFGGIIRHGAKMLYAYSEATVPKITLIIRKAYGGAYLAMCSRHLGADMVFAWPTAEIAVMGAEGAVNIVFRKEIEEALDPELKRQEVIARYREEFYNPFQAARRGYVDQVIDPQYTRLKIARALEVFWTKRETGKGKKHGNFPV, from the coding sequence ATGGCTTACAAAACGCTTCGCGAGCTGGTAGCAGAGCTTCTACAGAAAGAAAATGTGCTTTTTGAAGGTGGAGGCAAAAAAGCGATTGAAAAGCAGCATGCGGGAGGTAAGCTTTTTGCCCGTGAGCGCCTGGAACTCCTCCTTGATCCGGGGAGTTTTGAGGAAATAGACCTTTTTGTTGCTCACCGCTCTACCTATTTTGGAATGGACAAGAGAGAACTTCCTGCTGATGGTGTGGTGACTGGCCTGGGCACTGTGGATGGAAGGTTGGTTTGTGTGTATTCCCAGGACTTCACGGTGATGGGTGGTTCTCTTGGTGAGATGCACGCTAAAAAAATCTGCAAGTTGATGGACATTGCTCAAAAAGTTGGTGCTCCGCTCATTGGTATTAACGATTCTGGTGGGGCTCGTATTCAGGAAGGCATTGACTCGCTTTCTGGATATGGGGAGATATTTTACCGCAACACCCAAGCTTCAGGAGTAATCCCCCAGATAGCGGTCATTGCTGGACCCTGTGCTGGTGGAGCAGTGTACTCCCCAGCCCTCATGGATTTTGTTTTCATGATTGAGGGAGTTAGCAAAATGTTTGTTACCGGTCCTCAGGTGGTTAAAGCGGCTACTGGTGAGGAGATAAGCGCTGAAGAGCTGGGTGGTGCGGAAACTCACGCCAGAAAAAGCGGAGTTGCCCACTTCGTGGGCAAAAACGAAGAAGACACGTTCCGGATGGTGCGTGAATTGCTGAGTTTTTTGCCCTCCAATAACGCCGAAGACCCTCCTTTTAAGGAGTGCAGTGACCCCGTAGACAGAAGAAATACTCTATTTTACGACCTGATGCCGGCTAATCCCAACAAGTCCTATGACATGAAAAAAATTATTCAGGAAGTGGTTGATGACCATTCTTTTCTGGAAGTGCACCGCCACTTTGCACCCAACATTGTGGTTGGTTTTGCTCGGATAGGGGGTTATGTGGTGGGCATCATAGCTAACCAGCCCCAGCATTTGGCTGGGTGCCTGGACATTGACGCTGCCGATAAGGCTTCAAGGTTTATCCGCTTTTGTGATTGCTTCAACATCCCTCTGGTCACCCTGGTGGATGTACCCGGATTTTTGCCGGGTAGCTATCAGGAGTTTGGAGGTATCATTCGTCACGGAGCTAAAATGCTTTACGCATACTCGGAAGCAACAGTGCCCAAGATTACGCTCATCATTCGCAAGGCCTATGGTGGCGCTTATCTTGCCATGTGCAGTCGTCATCTTGGGGCTGATATGGTTTTTGCCTGGCCGACTGCAGAGATAGCGGTAATGGGGGCTGAAGGTGCAGTGAATATCGTTTTTCGTAAAGAGATTGAGGAGGCTCTGGATCCTGAATTAAAGCGCCAGGAAGTTATTGCCAGATATCGAGAAGAGTTTTATAATCCCTTCCAGGCTGCCCGAAGGGGATATGTGGATCAGGTGATTGATCCTCAATATACCAGGCTCAAGATTGCTCGAGCCCTTGAAGTTTTCTGGACTAAAAGAGAAACTGGAAAGGGGAAAAAACATGGTAATTTCCCGGTTTGA
- a CDS encoding biotin/lipoyl-containing protein: MRRFRVRINGEEFEVEVSELQEETVPQLKIQKPERKVESQSTSGSSLKVTTTLRAPMPGRILEVNVQKGQKIEAGHVAFVLEAMKMENEIVVENAGTVTQVYVEENDVVDHGDPLAEIEELR, encoded by the coding sequence ATGCGCAGGTTTCGAGTTCGCATAAATGGAGAAGAATTTGAAGTTGAAGTCAGTGAGCTACAGGAAGAAACCGTTCCTCAATTGAAAATTCAGAAACCGGAGCGTAAGGTGGAGTCACAAAGCACTTCTGGGTCTTCCCTTAAGGTAACCACTACACTGCGGGCTCCCATGCCAGGCAGAATTCTGGAAGTTAATGTCCAGAAGGGGCAGAAGATTGAGGCAGGACATGTTGCTTTTGTATTGGAAGCCATGAAAATGGAGAACGAAATCGTGGTTGAGAATGCTGGAACGGTTACCCAGGTTTATGTTGAAGAGAATGACGTTGTCGACCATGGAGATCCTCTGGCGGAGATTGAGGAGTTGCGTTAA